The Raphanus sativus cultivar WK10039 chromosome 2, ASM80110v3, whole genome shotgun sequence genome includes a region encoding these proteins:
- the LOC108831543 gene encoding protein DETOXIFICATION 39 has product MDASNEMVERTDLWQPLVNRKPPSDVGLESVLTESSLPYQRRVYLGACIEMKLLFRLALPAILVYIVNSGMSISARIFAGHIGGTELAAASIGNSCFNLAYGLMLGMGSAVETLCGQAHGAHRYDMLGIYLQRATIVLVLVGLPLTLLYTFSYPILVFLGEPKSVSYLASMYIAAFIPQIFAYAVNFTAQKFLQAQSVVAPSAYISAAALLLQTLLTWIAVYLMGLGLMGIAYVLTISWWVIVVAQTLYITNSQRFRHTWTGLSWRSFQGLWSFFKLSAGSAVMICLEMWYSQILVLIAGLFKDPALSLDSLSICMSISALSFMVSVGFNAAASVRTSNELGAGNPKSALFSTWMATFVSLVISVVEALAVMVSREYVSYIFTADDEVAKAVSDLCPFLAVTIILNGIQPVLSGVAVGCGWQTFVAYVNVGCYYIVGIPVGCVLGFTFNFQAKGIWTGMIGGTLMQTLILLYVTYRTDWDKEVEKAKKRLDTWDDKN; this is encoded by the exons ATGGATGCGTCAAATGAGATGGTGGAGAGAACGGATCTATGGCAACCGTTGGTGAATCGAAAACCTCCTTCGGACGTCGGACTCGAGAGTGTTTTAACGGAGAGTAGCCTTCCTTACCAGAGACGCGTGTACTTAGGCGCGTGTATAGAAATGAAACTACTTTTCCGTTTAGCACTTCCGGCGATACTTGTCTATATAGTCAACAGCGGAATGAGTATCTCTGCACGAATCTTTGCCGGACATATTGGCGGTACAGAACTCGCCGCCGCCTCCATTGGAAACAGCTGCTTCAATCTCGCCTACGGCCTCATG CTAGGTATGGGAAGTGCAGTGGAGACTCTATGTGGACAAGCACATGGAGCACACCGTTATGATATGCTTGGGATTTATCTCCAAAGAGCAACGATTGTCCTCGTTCTGGTTGGTTTACCTTTGACATTACTATACACTTTTTCGTACCCGATTCTAGTCTTTTTAGGCGAGCCCAAAAGCGTGTCGTACTTGGCTTCCATGTACATTGCCGCATTTATCCCTCAGATCTTCGCTTACGCCGTCAACTTCACAGCCCAAAAGTTCCTCCAGGCCCAAAGCGTGGTGGCACCCAGTGCATACATCTCAGCCGCTGCACTTCTCCTCCAGACCTTGCTAACGTGGATCGCCGTTTACTTGATGGGCTTAGGTCTTATGGGCATCGCTTATGTTCTGACTATCTCTTGGTGGGTTATAGTTGTGGCTCAAACTTTGTATATCACAAATAGTCAAAGATTTAGACATACATGGACTGGTCTCAGCTGGAGATCGTTCCAAGGTCTTTGGAGCTTCTTTAAACTCTCTGCAGGTTCTGCTGTGATGATTTGTCTGGAAATGTGGTATTCGCAGATTCTGGTTCTTATCGCTGGTCTGTTTAAAGATCCTGCACTGTCTCTAGACTCTCTCTCCATCTG tATGTCAATTTCAGCATTATCCTTTATGGTCTCTGTAGGCTTCAATGCGGCTGCAAG TGTACGGACAAGTAATGAACTTGGAGCAGGAAATCCAAAATCAGCTTTGTTCTCTACATGGATGGCGACTTTTGTTTCCTTGGTGATCTCCGTCGTGGAGGCACTCGCAGTGATGGTGTCGCGTGAATATGTCAGCTATATTTTCACGGCGGACGATGAGGTGGCTAAAGCCGTCTCTGACCTCTGCCCGTTTCTCGCTGTCACCATCATCCTCAATGGAATCCAGCCCGTCTTGAGCG GAGTGGCCGTGGGATGTGGATGGCAAACATTCGTGGCATATGTCAATGTTGGGTGTTACTATATTGTTGGTATTCCTGTTGGGTGTGTTCTAGGGTTCACTTTCAATTTTCAAGCCAAG GGAATATGGACTGGTATGATTGGAGGTACCCTCATGCAAACCCTCATTTTACTTTACGTGACGTACCGAACAGATTGGGATAAAGAG GTAGAAAAAGCTAAAAAGCGATTGGATACATGGGACGATAAGAATTAA